The following coding sequences lie in one Daphnia pulex isolate KAP4 chromosome 1, ASM2113471v1 genomic window:
- the LOC124195017 gene encoding lachesin-like isoform X1, with product MTIEILIAFHLLLQLSTTVCGAGGIGTIVAGEPAPVFLEPVNNVTVVIGRDISLTCAVDHLGPNKVAWIHLDRHMIVAIHQHLVTRIPRYSATHDAHRNTWTLNLRGAQPEDAGRYLCQVNSNPMITQVGIVDVVVPPAIVDAGSSASHITVREGLSLTLTCRGDGVPAPKVTWRREDGRPIFFGDKKKEASIEGDSLTLNKIGRTESGAYLCIASNGVPPSVSKRIWVDVEFPPMVWVPAQIVGLPLGGSVTFDCFTEAQPKAITYWTRMTGGPSDSDVVLLPSRRIHADSTSSGYRTHMNLTIQSFEVKDIGTYRCVAKNSLGEAEGSVQLMETEPEHSNNEMIVDVEFAKDVQSPPTTPQKTTIIPRSTVKPSTSTWQQGNRVQFISNNSHSTGRQSTTRNSGLSLLPRWPDVMILLAVTKLLLL from the exons GAGCCGGTGGCATCGGGACGATCGTCGCTGGAGAGCCGGCGCCCGTTTTTCTAGAGCCTGTTAACAATGTCACGGTCGTGATTGGACGGGACATCAGCCTCACCTGCGCCGTGGACCATTTAGGACCTAATAAG GTGGCATGGATCCATTTGGATCGTCACATGATTGTTGCCATTCATCAACATCTTGTCACCCGCATTCCTCGCTACAGCGCCACTCACGACGCTCATAGAAACACTTGGACGCTCAATCTCCGCGGTGCTCAACCG GAGGATGCGGGGAGATACCTGTGCCAAGTCAACTCGAACCCGATGATAACGCAAGTTGGcatcgtcgacgtcgtcg ttCCACCAGCCATTGTGGATGCCGGCAGCTCGGCTTCACACATAACAGTCCGTGAAGGATTGAGTTTGACGCTCACTTGCCGCGGTGACGGCGTTCCAGCGCCGAAAGTGACTTGGCGTCGTGAAGACGGACGTCCAATCTTCTTTGgcgacaagaagaaagaag CTTCGATTGAAGGCGATAGTTTGACTCTGAACAAGATTGGACGGACGGAATCGGGAGCTTATTTGTGCATCGCATCGAACGGCGTCCCACCGTCGGTTTCCAAAAGAATCTGGGTCGATGTCGAAT TTCCGCCAATGGTTTGGGTTCCAGCTCAAATTGTCGGACTGCCGCTAGGAGGGTCCGTCACATTCGATTGTTTCACGGAAGCCCAGCCCAAGGCAATCACTTACTGGACTCGCATGACGGGCGGTCCGTCCGACTCTGACGTTGTTTTGTTGCCAAGCCGAAGGATTCACGCCGATTCGACCAGCAGCGGCTATCGCACTCATATGAATTTGACCATTCAATCGTTTGAAGTCAAAGATATTGGCACCTACCGATGCGTGGCCAAAAATTCACTCGGCGAAGCGGAAGGATCGGTCCAGTTAATGG AAACGGAACCGGAACATTCAAATAACGAGATGATTGTAGATG TAGAATTTGCCAAAGATGTTCAATCACCACCGACTACCCCACAGAAAACGACAATAATTCCCCGATCGACTGTCAAGCCCAGCACCAGCACATGGCAACAAGGAAACCGTGTCCAATTCATCAGCAACAACTCGCATTCGACCGGCCGTCAATCGACGACCCGCAACTCAG GTCTATCTCTGTTGCCGCGCTGGCCCGATGTTATGATTCTCTTGGCCGTCACCAAGTTGTTACTGTTATGA
- the LOC124195017 gene encoding lachesin-like isoform X3: MADRTRAGGIGTIVAGEPAPVFLEPVNNVTVVIGRDISLTCAVDHLGPNKVAWIHLDRHMIVAIHQHLVTRIPRYSATHDAHRNTWTLNLRGAQPEDAGRYLCQVNSNPMITQVGIVDVVVPPAIVDAGSSASHITVREGLSLTLTCRGDGVPAPKVTWRREDGRPIFFGDKKKEASIEGDSLTLNKIGRTESGAYLCIASNGVPPSVSKRIWVDVEFPPMVWVPAQIVGLPLGGSVTFDCFTEAQPKAITYWTRMTGGPSDSDVVLLPSRRIHADSTSSGYRTHMNLTIQSFEVKDIGTYRCVAKNSLGEAEGSVQLMETEPEHSNNEMIVDVEFAKDVQSPPTTPQKTTIIPRSTVKPSTSTWQQGNRVQFISNNSHSTGRQSTTRNSGLSLLPRWPDVMILLAVTKLLLL, translated from the exons GAGCCGGTGGCATCGGGACGATCGTCGCTGGAGAGCCGGCGCCCGTTTTTCTAGAGCCTGTTAACAATGTCACGGTCGTGATTGGACGGGACATCAGCCTCACCTGCGCCGTGGACCATTTAGGACCTAATAAG GTGGCATGGATCCATTTGGATCGTCACATGATTGTTGCCATTCATCAACATCTTGTCACCCGCATTCCTCGCTACAGCGCCACTCACGACGCTCATAGAAACACTTGGACGCTCAATCTCCGCGGTGCTCAACCG GAGGATGCGGGGAGATACCTGTGCCAAGTCAACTCGAACCCGATGATAACGCAAGTTGGcatcgtcgacgtcgtcg ttCCACCAGCCATTGTGGATGCCGGCAGCTCGGCTTCACACATAACAGTCCGTGAAGGATTGAGTTTGACGCTCACTTGCCGCGGTGACGGCGTTCCAGCGCCGAAAGTGACTTGGCGTCGTGAAGACGGACGTCCAATCTTCTTTGgcgacaagaagaaagaag CTTCGATTGAAGGCGATAGTTTGACTCTGAACAAGATTGGACGGACGGAATCGGGAGCTTATTTGTGCATCGCATCGAACGGCGTCCCACCGTCGGTTTCCAAAAGAATCTGGGTCGATGTCGAAT TTCCGCCAATGGTTTGGGTTCCAGCTCAAATTGTCGGACTGCCGCTAGGAGGGTCCGTCACATTCGATTGTTTCACGGAAGCCCAGCCCAAGGCAATCACTTACTGGACTCGCATGACGGGCGGTCCGTCCGACTCTGACGTTGTTTTGTTGCCAAGCCGAAGGATTCACGCCGATTCGACCAGCAGCGGCTATCGCACTCATATGAATTTGACCATTCAATCGTTTGAAGTCAAAGATATTGGCACCTACCGATGCGTGGCCAAAAATTCACTCGGCGAAGCGGAAGGATCGGTCCAGTTAATGG AAACGGAACCGGAACATTCAAATAACGAGATGATTGTAGATG TAGAATTTGCCAAAGATGTTCAATCACCACCGACTACCCCACAGAAAACGACAATAATTCCCCGATCGACTGTCAAGCCCAGCACCAGCACATGGCAACAAGGAAACCGTGTCCAATTCATCAGCAACAACTCGCATTCGACCGGCCGTCAATCGACGACCCGCAACTCAG GTCTATCTCTGTTGCCGCGCTGGCCCGATGTTATGATTCTCTTGGCCGTCACCAAGTTGTTACTGTTATGA
- the LOC124195017 gene encoding lachesin-like isoform X4 — MADRTRAGGIGTIVAGEPAPVFLEPVNNVTVVIGRDISLTCAVDHLGPNKVAWIHLDRHMIVAIHQHLVTRIPRYSATHDAHRNTWTLNLRGAQPEDAGRYLCQVNSNPMITQVGIVDVVVPPAIVDAGSSASHITVREGLSLTLTCRGDGVPAPKVTWRREDGRPIFFGDKKKEASIEGDSLTLNKIGRTESGAYLCIASNGVPPSVSKRIWVDVEFPPMVWVPAQIVGLPLGGSVTFDCFTEAQPKAITYWTRMTGGPSDSDVVLLPSRRIHADSTSSGYRTHMNLTIQSFEVKDIGTYRCVAKNSLGEAEGSVQLMETEPEHSNNEMIVDEFAKDVQSPPTTPQKTTIIPRSTVKPSTSTWQQGNRVQFISNNSHSTGRQSTTRNSGLSLLPRWPDVMILLAVTKLLLL, encoded by the exons GAGCCGGTGGCATCGGGACGATCGTCGCTGGAGAGCCGGCGCCCGTTTTTCTAGAGCCTGTTAACAATGTCACGGTCGTGATTGGACGGGACATCAGCCTCACCTGCGCCGTGGACCATTTAGGACCTAATAAG GTGGCATGGATCCATTTGGATCGTCACATGATTGTTGCCATTCATCAACATCTTGTCACCCGCATTCCTCGCTACAGCGCCACTCACGACGCTCATAGAAACACTTGGACGCTCAATCTCCGCGGTGCTCAACCG GAGGATGCGGGGAGATACCTGTGCCAAGTCAACTCGAACCCGATGATAACGCAAGTTGGcatcgtcgacgtcgtcg ttCCACCAGCCATTGTGGATGCCGGCAGCTCGGCTTCACACATAACAGTCCGTGAAGGATTGAGTTTGACGCTCACTTGCCGCGGTGACGGCGTTCCAGCGCCGAAAGTGACTTGGCGTCGTGAAGACGGACGTCCAATCTTCTTTGgcgacaagaagaaagaag CTTCGATTGAAGGCGATAGTTTGACTCTGAACAAGATTGGACGGACGGAATCGGGAGCTTATTTGTGCATCGCATCGAACGGCGTCCCACCGTCGGTTTCCAAAAGAATCTGGGTCGATGTCGAAT TTCCGCCAATGGTTTGGGTTCCAGCTCAAATTGTCGGACTGCCGCTAGGAGGGTCCGTCACATTCGATTGTTTCACGGAAGCCCAGCCCAAGGCAATCACTTACTGGACTCGCATGACGGGCGGTCCGTCCGACTCTGACGTTGTTTTGTTGCCAAGCCGAAGGATTCACGCCGATTCGACCAGCAGCGGCTATCGCACTCATATGAATTTGACCATTCAATCGTTTGAAGTCAAAGATATTGGCACCTACCGATGCGTGGCCAAAAATTCACTCGGCGAAGCGGAAGGATCGGTCCAGTTAATGG AAACGGAACCGGAACATTCAAATAACGAGATGATTGTAGATG AATTTGCCAAAGATGTTCAATCACCACCGACTACCCCACAGAAAACGACAATAATTCCCCGATCGACTGTCAAGCCCAGCACCAGCACATGGCAACAAGGAAACCGTGTCCAATTCATCAGCAACAACTCGCATTCGACCGGCCGTCAATCGACGACCCGCAACTCAG GTCTATCTCTGTTGCCGCGCTGGCCCGATGTTATGATTCTCTTGGCCGTCACCAAGTTGTTACTGTTATGA
- the LOC124195017 gene encoding lachesin-like isoform X2 produces the protein MTIEILIAFHLLLQLSTTVCGAGGIGTIVAGEPAPVFLEPVNNVTVVIGRDISLTCAVDHLGPNKVAWIHLDRHMIVAIHQHLVTRIPRYSATHDAHRNTWTLNLRGAQPEDAGRYLCQVNSNPMITQVGIVDVVVPPAIVDAGSSASHITVREGLSLTLTCRGDGVPAPKVTWRREDGRPIFFGDKKKEASIEGDSLTLNKIGRTESGAYLCIASNGVPPSVSKRIWVDVEFPPMVWVPAQIVGLPLGGSVTFDCFTEAQPKAITYWTRMTGGPSDSDVVLLPSRRIHADSTSSGYRTHMNLTIQSFEVKDIGTYRCVAKNSLGEAEGSVQLMETEPEHSNNEMIVDEFAKDVQSPPTTPQKTTIIPRSTVKPSTSTWQQGNRVQFISNNSHSTGRQSTTRNSGLSLLPRWPDVMILLAVTKLLLL, from the exons GAGCCGGTGGCATCGGGACGATCGTCGCTGGAGAGCCGGCGCCCGTTTTTCTAGAGCCTGTTAACAATGTCACGGTCGTGATTGGACGGGACATCAGCCTCACCTGCGCCGTGGACCATTTAGGACCTAATAAG GTGGCATGGATCCATTTGGATCGTCACATGATTGTTGCCATTCATCAACATCTTGTCACCCGCATTCCTCGCTACAGCGCCACTCACGACGCTCATAGAAACACTTGGACGCTCAATCTCCGCGGTGCTCAACCG GAGGATGCGGGGAGATACCTGTGCCAAGTCAACTCGAACCCGATGATAACGCAAGTTGGcatcgtcgacgtcgtcg ttCCACCAGCCATTGTGGATGCCGGCAGCTCGGCTTCACACATAACAGTCCGTGAAGGATTGAGTTTGACGCTCACTTGCCGCGGTGACGGCGTTCCAGCGCCGAAAGTGACTTGGCGTCGTGAAGACGGACGTCCAATCTTCTTTGgcgacaagaagaaagaag CTTCGATTGAAGGCGATAGTTTGACTCTGAACAAGATTGGACGGACGGAATCGGGAGCTTATTTGTGCATCGCATCGAACGGCGTCCCACCGTCGGTTTCCAAAAGAATCTGGGTCGATGTCGAAT TTCCGCCAATGGTTTGGGTTCCAGCTCAAATTGTCGGACTGCCGCTAGGAGGGTCCGTCACATTCGATTGTTTCACGGAAGCCCAGCCCAAGGCAATCACTTACTGGACTCGCATGACGGGCGGTCCGTCCGACTCTGACGTTGTTTTGTTGCCAAGCCGAAGGATTCACGCCGATTCGACCAGCAGCGGCTATCGCACTCATATGAATTTGACCATTCAATCGTTTGAAGTCAAAGATATTGGCACCTACCGATGCGTGGCCAAAAATTCACTCGGCGAAGCGGAAGGATCGGTCCAGTTAATGG AAACGGAACCGGAACATTCAAATAACGAGATGATTGTAGATG AATTTGCCAAAGATGTTCAATCACCACCGACTACCCCACAGAAAACGACAATAATTCCCCGATCGACTGTCAAGCCCAGCACCAGCACATGGCAACAAGGAAACCGTGTCCAATTCATCAGCAACAACTCGCATTCGACCGGCCGTCAATCGACGACCCGCAACTCAG GTCTATCTCTGTTGCCGCGCTGGCCCGATGTTATGATTCTCTTGGCCGTCACCAAGTTGTTACTGTTATGA
- the LOC124195070 gene encoding uncharacterized protein LOC124195070 — protein MSNSATQKAFLDQIWHSARNSIGKELLSNHNLVPVPNLSSADDFGLFSIFVKSKSENVGQKIRDSLAGSSYHVVGHVSQVIELEKTDLDRLLNSANPHTEDVGNQSEKWEKDMELDSKAVHLTVEGSHKFLISLNLSEGDLCLKQNIPDLAGAKSVYIITDVMKATRITACVTRDDDNVEVVSAVSVPIGFGYSKFRLTPEGLVAEQIKCKPSIHGKWEVVIGQISEFLNDL, from the exons ATGTCGAATTCGGCTACTCAAAAAGCTTTCCTTGATCAAATTTGGCATTCCGCTCGTAATTCCATTGGAAAAGAATTGCTTTCCAACCATAATCTTGTCCCGGTTCCCAATCTTTCCAGCGCCGATGATTTTGGTCTTTTCTCGATTTTCGTCAAGAGTAAATCG GAAAATGTGGGCCAGAAGATAAGAGATTCGCTGGCGGGTTCGAGCTACCATGTGGTCGGCCATGTTTCGCAAGTCATTGAGCTCGAAAAAACCGATCTTGACCGTTTGCTCAACAGTGCGAATCCGCACACCGAAGACGTTGGAAATCAGTCAGAAAAG TGGGAAAAGGACATGGAATTGGACTCGAAAGCGGTGCACTTGACTGTCGAAGGGTCTCACAAATTTCTCATCTCGTTGAATTTGAGTGAAGGAGATCTCTGCCTGAAGCAAAATATCCCCG ATCTGGCCGGTGCTAAAAGCGTGTACATCATTACCGATGTAATGAAAGCTACCCGAATCACGGCTTGCGTGACGAGAGATGACGACAACGTGGAAGTTGTCTCCGCCGTTTCTGTTCCCATTGGCTTTGGCTACTCAAAATTCCGTTTAACTCCCGAGGGACTCGTCGCCGAACAG ATCAAATGCAAGCCTTCGATCCACGGCAAATGGGAAGTTGTGATCGGTCAAATTTCCGAGTTCCTCAACGACCTGTAG
- the LOC124195053 gene encoding DNA-3-methyladenine glycosylase-like, with protein MVDDNNYLKNKVLNMGKTSVYFQNLEEKQHLEDEPLRKKQCKSTHRQLLPAITPSMKIRLTDEFFNQESTALATSLLGKVLVRLIDNKELVCGRIVETEAYLGLIDKACHSSHKRSARTEPMFMKPGTIYVYSIYGMYHCFNISSGGEGAAVLLRAVEPLSGFELMQQIRSQAQKKTSRILPIHQLCNGPSKLCLSFGITKELNKMDMASPTTQMWIEDWRPQPEFTTITSTRIGLSKKAGEWIDAPLRFYVNDSKSVSIIDKSKRK; from the coding sequence ATggtggatgacaataattatttaaagaataaaGTGCTGAACATGGGTAAAACTAGTGTATACTTTCAAAACCTAGAGGAAAAACAACATCTTGAAGATGAGCctctaagaaaaaaacaatgtaaATCAACTCACCGCCAGCTGCTACCTGCTATAACACCATCGATGAAAATTAGATTGACAGATGAATTTTTCAACCAAGAAAGCACTGCTTTGGCTACTTCCTTGCTTGGCAAAGTTCTAGTAAGACTGATTGATAACAAGGAATTGGTGTGTGGCCGAATCGTGGAAACTGAAGCATATTTGGGCTTGATTGACAAAGCTTGCCACTCAAGCCACAAGCGCTCAGCGCGTACAGAGCCAATGTTCATGAAACCTGGAACGATTTACGTGTACTCTATCTATGGAATGTACCACTGTTTCAACATATCTAGTGGCGGAGAAGGAGCAGCAGTTCTATTGCGGGCAGTTGAACCCCTGTCAGGATTCGAACTAATGCAGCAAATCCGTTCTCAAGCTCAGAAGAAAACTAGTCGTATTCTACCAATACACCAATTGTGTAATGGCCCTTCGAAATTATGCCTTTCTTTCGGCATCACGAAAGAATTGAACAAGATGGACATGGCTAGCCCCACCACCCAAATGTGGATAGAAGATTGGAGACCTCAACCGGAGTTTACTACTATTACGTCTACTCGAATTGGACTAAGTAAAAAAGCTGGCGAGTGGATAGATGCCCCTTTGAGATTCTACGTAAATGATTCTAAAAGCGTCAGTATAATTGACAagtcgaaaagaaaataa
- the LOC124195061 gene encoding 28S ribosomal protein S7, mitochondrial-like, whose amino-acid sequence MSLSGLLRTLPTINAINSSLGSLSLLSRQPYSMYKPFVKEPVYNIEQLDKLIESGEAKKREFVPVKAARNDHNVSVFYDDLTSKFVNMVMVKGQKELARNLVEMGYMKVKQIQLAKYYEATTDAERAEIELNPITIFHKALENCSPVLQLTPIKRGGSTYQVPIPITENRARFLAMKWMILECREKERKIHFPERLAVELIDAFNNTGKVVKRKQDLHKQCENNRAYAHYRWG is encoded by the exons ATGTCGCTGTCCGGATTACTTCGGACGTTACCTACTATAAATGCAATTAATTCTTCTTTGGG GTCTTTGAGCCTGCTCTCTCGGCAACCATACAGCATGTATAAGCCATTTGTCAAAGAGCCAGTCTATAACATTGAACAATTGGATAAGTTAATTGAATCAGGGGAAGCAAAAAAACGTGAATTTGTCCCAGTCAAAGCTGCCAGAAATGATCACAATGTTTCAGTTTTCTATGATGATCTAACAAG taAATTCGTTAACATGGTGATGGTGAAAGGCCAAAAAGAGTTGGCAAGAAATCTGGTTGAAATG GGTTATATGAAAGTAAAGCAAATACAGCTTGCAAAATACTATGAAGCAACAACAGATGCGGAAAGggctgaaattgaattaaacccCATTACCATTTTCCATAAAGCATTAGAAAATTGCAGTCCTGTACTTCAATTGACTCCTATCAAAAGAGGTGGCTCCACTTATCAGGTTCCCATCCCTATCACAGAAAACCGAGCCAGGTTCCTTGCAATGAAATGGATGATCCTTGAGTGCagagaaaaggagaggaaGATTCACTTTCCTGAACGCCTTGCTGTTGAACTAATTGATGCCTTCAACAACACCGGCAAAGTAGTTAAAAGGAAACAAGATTTACATAAACAGTGTGAAAATAACAGGGCATATGCTCATTATCGTTGGGGCTAA
- the LOC124195039 gene encoding uncharacterized protein LOC124195039: MASGFRCLSLRASYPTTSPMVWTKSNQSIDLVVNNRVYGAVNKKFNGVQCYVDKPKALAISRFHSLGEFSSNDNHISSNTADGLFHMECSPKMVERNYTALSLQQHVQANDFVRQFKSNSHFSLGTEQLEHCHLKIEDAQLRQTLTSMTVDQSSFVAYFSSQLSNNERLLLSTGTPSKNVSNNIQNQGLPTPSQLQNVFNVLSTTLPRLFIEPMNYKIYSPDIVFDNRIRGTRTVGLYHYVKQVALLRCVGHLKYAYVRFEILKITQHPEEGTIKVRWRITGISGLKVLLQFWRYKLWQWKEILQKQESWYDGFSTFHVNSNGVVSLHVADKMMPDDEKVAETNKGLLAAKLALLLGLLPQQNSNNLSDVMENLLINSTGKDQA; encoded by the exons ATGGCATCTGGTTTTCGCTGTCTTTCCCTCCGGGCCTCATATCCTACAACAAGCCCAATGGTTTGGACGAAAAGTAACCAGTCGATCGATTTAGTTGTAAATAATCGTGTATATGGAGccgttaacaaaaaatttaatggagTCCAATGCTATGTTGATAAACCAAAG GCATTAGCCATCTCCCGTTTCCACAGCCTAGGAGAATTCAGTTCGAATGATAATCACATTTCTAGCAATACAGCTGACGGGCTTTTCCATATGGAATGTAGCCCAAAGATGGTTGAGAGAAACTATACAGCTCTTAGTCTGCAGCAGCATGTTCAAGCAAATGACTTTGTGAGACAATTTAAATCTAACAGCCACTTCTCTCTTGGAACTGAACAATTGGAGCACtgccatttaaaaattgaagatGCTCAACTACGACAAACTTTAACTTCAATGACTGTTGATCAATCAAGTTTTGTTGCATACTTTAGTAGTCAATTGTCTAACAATGAAAGGCTTTTGCTCTCAACTGGGActccttcaaaaaatgtttccaacaACATTCAAAATCAGGGATTACCAACACCATCACAGTTACAGAATGTCTTTAATGTTCTCAGCACTACA TTACCCAGATTGTTTATTGAACCCATGAATTACAAAATCTACAGTCCAGACATCGTTTTCGACAACCGAATCCGAGGAACACGCACAGT TGGGCTGTACCATTATGTAAAACAAGTGGCACTTTTACGATGCGTTGGGCATTTGAAATATGCCTACGTTCGCTttgagattttaaaaattactcaACACCCAGAAGAAGGTACTATTAAAGTGCGCTGGCGCATAACCGGGATATCAGGATTGAAAGTCCTCTTGCAGTTTTGGCGCTATAAGCTATGGCAGTGGAAAGAAATACtgcaaaaacaagaaag TTGGTACGATGGTTTTTCTACCTTCCACGTAAACTCTAATGGAGTCGTCTCTCTTCATGTAGCTGACAAA ATGATGCCTGATGACGAGAAAGTAGCTGAAACAAACAAAGGACTGCTAGCTGCAAAATTAGCACTTCTGCTGGGTCTTCTTCCTCAGCAAAATTCGAACAATTTGTCGGATGTGATGGAAAACCTGCTAATTAATTCAACTGGTAAAGATCAGGCATGA